The following coding sequences lie in one Melopsittacus undulatus isolate bMelUnd1 chromosome W unlocalized genomic scaffold, bMelUnd1.mat.Z SUPER_W_unloc_1, whole genome shotgun sequence genomic window:
- the LOC101867675 gene encoding protein ERGIC-53: MAARSQRAGVAAALLAGALLALGQAAEGPAAAVPHRRFEYKYSFKGPHLVQADGTVPFWVHTGNAIPSADQIRITTSLKSQRGSVWTKTKSIFEYWEVEVTFRVTGRGRIGADGLAIWYTEEQGLEGPVFGAADQWNGVGIFFDSFDNDGKKNNPGVIVVGNNGKLLYDHQNDGSTQALASCQRDFRNKPYPVRVKITYYQKTLTVLINNGFTPDKEDYEFCAKVEEMVLPSQGYFGISAATGGLADDHDVLSFLTFQLTEPGKEVPIPDAEIPQKDKEKYQEEFEHFQQELDKKKEEFQKEHPDVQGQPADDLFETVSDRELRQIFEGQNRIHLEIKQLNRQLDMILDEQRRYVSLVTDEIAKRGAGLPGQQGQVSQQEIETVVKTQEEVVRQVNEIRNSVADTLRLISGAQHPGSAAGVYETTQHFNDIKEHLHVVKRDIEHLVQRNMPSSEKSKCPELPPFPSCLSTMHFFIFVAVQTVLFISYIMYRSQQEAAAKKFF, encoded by the exons ATGGCGGCGCGCTCGCAGCGGGCTGGCGTGGCTGCGGCCCTGCTGGCCGGGGCCCTGCTCGCCCTGGGGCAGGCGGCGGAGGGCCCAGCAGCGGCTGTGCCGCACCGGCGCTTCGAGTACAAGTACAGCTTCAAGGGGCCGCACCTGGTGCAGGCGGACGGGACTGTGCCGTTCTGGGTGCACACGGGCA ATGCCATACCAAGTGCAGATCAGATTCGTATAACAACGTCTTTGAAAAGCCAACGAGGGTCAGTGTGGACAAAAACTAAGTCAATATTTGAATACTGGGAAGTCGAAGTGACCTTTCGAGTTACAGGAAGAGGCCGCATTGGAGCTGATGGATTG GCAATCTGGTACACAGAAGAGCAAGGCTTGGAAGGCCCTGTTTTTGGGGCAGCTGATCAATGGAATGGTGTTGGAATTTTCTTTGATTCCTTTGACAATGATGGAAAG aaaAACAATCCTGGGGTGATCGTTGTAGGCAACAATGGTAAACTTCTGTATGATCATCAGAA TGATGGTTCCACACAAGCATTGGCATCCTGTCAGAGGGACTTCCGTAACAAGCCCTATCCTGTTCGAGTAAAGATAACATACTACCAAAAAACCCTGACT GTATTAATTAATAATGGCTTTACTCCGGATAAAGAAGACTATGAATTCTGTGCAAAAGTGGAAGAAATGGTGTTGCCATCACAAGGCTATTTTGGAATATCTGCAGCAACAGGGGGACTTGCAG ATGATCATGACGTCCTGTCTTTTCTGACCTTCCAGTTGACGGAGCCTGGGAAAGAAGTA CCAATACCAGATGCAGAAATTCCTCAGAAAGATAAAGAGAAGTATCAAGAAGAGTTTGAGCACTTTCAACAAGAATTggataaaaagaaggaagaatttcAAAAGGAACATCCTGATGTGCAGGGGCAGCCAG cGGATGATCTTTTTGAAACTGTAAGTGATCGTGAACTGAGGCAAATCTTTGAGGGACAGAATCGAATTCATcttgaaataaaacagctgaATAGGCAATTGGACATGATTCTGGATGAGCAAAGGAGATATGTCTCTCTAGTCACAGATGAGATTGCTAAAAGAGGAGCTGGTTTGCCAGGTCAACAAGGACAG GTTTCCCAGCAAGAGATTGAGACAGTTGTGAAAACTCAAGAAGAGGTCGTTAGACAAGTAAATGAAATAAG AAATTCTGTGGCTGATACTCTGAGGTTGATCAGTGGTGCTCAACATCCTGGTTCTGCTGCTGGAGTCTATGAAACAACTCAGCACTTCAATGACATCAAAGAACACCTTCATGTAGTAAAGAGGGACATTGAGCATTTAGTACAACGAAATATG CCATCTAGTGAGAAATCGAAGTGTCCAGAACTGCCACCGTTTCCATCGTGCTTATCTACGATGCACTTCTTCATCTTTGTAGCAGTGCAAACAGTGCTATTCATCAGTTATATCATGTATAG gagtcaacaagaagcagcagccaaaaaGTTCTTTTGA